A genomic segment from Malaclemys terrapin pileata isolate rMalTer1 chromosome 1, rMalTer1.hap1, whole genome shotgun sequence encodes:
- the LOC128833796 gene encoding olfactory receptor 52M1-like has translation MSDFNTTDFTNPSTFILLGIPGLEAAHLWISIPFCTMYIIAILGNFTILFIVKREPSLHEPMYYFLCMLAVTDLVLSTSILPKMLSIFWFNSREINFSACLTQLYFINCFAAMESGIFVAMAFDRYVAICDPLRHSTILTNRMVTKIGLAVVLRGCLFVLPYPLLASQWPYCKTNIIPHTYCKHISVVNLACADFRASSYYSLSVTFFVPSMDVFFIAVSYIKILRAIFSLPTKDARLKTFGTCGSHLCAILVFYIPDLFSSLMHRIGNTMPLYFLILIANVYLLVPPMLHPIIYGVRTKQIRDRLLWLFTHKGT, from the coding sequence atgtcagatttCAACACAACTGATTTCACAAACCCCTctaccttcatcctgctgggcattcctggcctggaggcagcccacctctggatctccatccccttctgcaccatgtacaTCATAGCtatcttggggaacttcaccatcctgttcattgtgaagagggagccgagcctccatgagcccatgtactatttcctctgcatgctggctgtcaCCGACCTGGTCCTGTCCACGTCCATcctgcccaaaatgctgagcatcttctggttcaattccagggagatcaatttcagtgcctgcctcacccaacTGTACTTCATTAACTGCTTTGCAGCAATGGAATCAGGGATCTTcgtggccatggcttttgatcgctatgtggccatctgtgatcccctgagacattccaccataCTGACAAACCGCATGGTGACAAAGATTGGCCTGGCCGTGGTCCTGCGTGGCTGCTTATTCGTACTGCCATATCCTTTGCTGGCGAGTCAGTGGCCATATTGCAAGaccaacatcatcccccacaCGTACTGCAAGCATATCTCTGTGGTGAATCTGGCCTGCGCCGACTTCCGTGCCAGTAGTTACTACAGCCTCTCTGTGACATTCTTTGTGCCCAGTATGGATGTATTTTTTATTGCTGTGTCCTACATcaagatcctcagggccatcttcagcctGCCCACAAAGGACGCCCGGCTCAAGACATTTGGGACTTgcggctcccacctctgtgccatcTTAGTCTTTTACATTCCAGATCTCTTCTCCTCACTCATGCACCGGATTGGTAACACTATGCCCCTGTATTTCCTCATTCTCATTGCCAACGTGTACCTTCTGGTGCCCCCCATGttacaccccatcatctatggagtgaggaccaaacagatccgggacaggTTGCTATGGCTATTTACTCATAAAGGGACCTAA